A single genomic interval of Rhinatrema bivittatum chromosome 12, aRhiBiv1.1, whole genome shotgun sequence harbors:
- the LOC115074167 gene encoding Y' element ATP-dependent helicase YPR204W-like, whose protein sequence is MAAGMITSLLLLCAALTLPACADNVNCNISNAMPSANYTLTVSPSSYNASSNYTVTINGILNNGTIVLFQASPSANNNWVNGTLYCTGIFSYQIISNQTSLSVNWTSSADSSITSVNITAYINTTNGISMASTTLSTVIPSTPSTITNSTSTNSISSNSTSTNGISSNSTSTNSTSMPSSVNIPSTTQGSSAPALLSSCTIFGVIQAVILAFLCHLPS, encoded by the exons ATGGCAGCAGGGATGATCAccagcctcctcctcctgtgcGCTGCGCTGACTCTGCCAGCCTGTGCAGATAACGTGAACTGTAATATAAGTAATGCCATGCCTAGTGCAAACTATACGCTGACCGTTAGTCCCAGTTCCTACAATGCAAGCTCGAATTACACTG TAACAATTAACGGTATATTAAACAACGGCACCATAGTTTTATTTCAAGCGAGCCCTTCTGCCAATAATAATTGGGTGAACGGAACTTTATACTGCACTGGCATCTTTTCCTACCAGATTATCAGCAACCAAACCTCACTGTCTGTAAACTGGACCTCTTCCGCTGACAGCTCGATAACTTCTGTCAACATAAC GGCATATATCAATACTACAAATGGTATTTCCATGGCCAGCACCACTCTGTCAACCG TTATTCCAAGCACTCCCTCTAccattaccaacagcaccagtacCAACAGCATCAGTAGCAATAGCACCAGTACCAACGGCATCAGTAGCAATAGCACCAGTACCAACAGCACCAGCATGCCTTCCTCTGTCAACATCCCCAGCACCACCCAGGGTAGCTCTGCTCCGGCATTGCTGTCAAGTTGCACCATCTTTGGGGTCATCCAGGCTGTGATTCTGGCCTTTCTCTGTCATCTGCCATCCTAA